The Pseudocalidococcus azoricus BACA0444 genome segment GGAGTCCGAGAGCTTCCTGGCGGAACATTAACTCCCGCTGGGGCTGATTCAGTTTGACAAAATAGCGTGACTGGCCATCCGTGAGGACATAGGCTGGGTTAATACTTCCCCCACCCACAGCCTGAGCATCAGCAGTAACAAAGGGTTGACCGATAGCACTGGCAATGGCCTGGTTGATCTCTGACCACATGAGACTGCAATGAGTGGGGACTGTCAGACAAAAAAGGACGAGAAGAGTTGGGCTTTAGTCGTCGTAAATCCGGCACTCAGCAGCTTCTGGGTTGTCATCACAATATTGCTGGAAGGAGTTTTTTTGCTCCACTTTCGCTTCCCGTTGGTGTGAGGCCTCGGCTTGAATTTCTTCAAGAGCATCCCAGGCCGCAGCACATTCCCCAGAAGTAGATCCCGCAGTATCACAGGCAGCACGGGCTTCCAAACGGGCTTTTTCGATTTCTTGATTGATATCGCTCATAGCGTTTAACTGAATCACCTTTGACAGTATAGGCAGACAAAGCAAGTTCAATGCTGAATCCACGCAAAAGCTTTACATAAGCGAGAATTTAAGTCAGGTTTCTTGAACTCGTAGTCCTATCTTATCGCACCCGGCCGGGAGCCA includes the following:
- a CDS encoding Calvin cycle protein CP12, whose product is MSDINQEIEKARLEARAACDTAGSTSGECAAAWDALEEIQAEASHQREAKVEQKNSFQQYCDDNPEAAECRIYDD